The Venturia canescens isolate UGA chromosome 10, ASM1945775v1, whole genome shotgun sequence genome segment ctcactcgctctccTTCTCTCATCCCGCAACCTCGTATTCGCCTTCTCCGCACTTTCTTgcttatattttattttatctttatgcatttttctctcattttttcttatttatttataccCTTCTTCCATTCCTCGTTgcttttcccccttttttattctcccatgattaTTAACGTTAAAATTGAATGCCGAGCCGTACGCTCGACTATAAACAGGCTGCTTCGCTGAAAAGCCTTTCGAGAGACAGAGCGAGCCCTTTTACCGACGAATATCGACTCTTGAACATCTAATtaatatatgaaaaattaccATCGATCAACACGATTTTCTGTATACGAGCCCAGCACTATTACGCTATCGACCAAATGCCTTTGTAATCAATCCATTTTATTAATGAGGTTGGCAAAAGCTGCGTCGAATGACTGATTCATCGTCCGTTTCAAGCATTTCTGGCCTCATTTACATGAGGATAATCTTCAATCGCGTTATTCATCATTTCAATATCAATCAATATATCGTAAATTCAAAGCACACCTTcaacgtttttcaaatttttttctcatccgaTCTTGGCTCTCGCACTCTCGCGACGACGAATCAACGATTCCCACTCCACTGAGTGAAAGGAAACGGTTTGCTGAAACGTGGATGCGCAAAATTTTTAgaagaaatttcgaatttccgGGAACCTCGTTCGCGGGGTTCGggtttgaataaaaagaaacaacgaatatttatcattctccgggcgatcccccccccccccccccccccgaacAGCAATTTTGTATATCCGAAAAATGTATAAAGCGGAAGAATCTTACGGGAAAATATTCGACTTCTTTAAATTTCTCGTTGCGTCGGCTCGATGTGTCCGGCGCATAATCTGCATAACGCAGAACGAAGCTTCTGCGTTCTTTCGGTTTCTTTGCCCGATTACTCGTTTGCTTgagcgagaaaataaaagactGCGAGGGGGGATAAAAGTGAGAAAGATGGGAGACCGTACTGTTACGAAACGAGTTCGCGGGGAACGAAGTTCTCTCACACACGCCCCGGATAAACGGGGACCACCCCACGTCGCTTTGGTTACGCGAGAAGGCGAAGATGTAACCGTGGACACGGTAATTACGAACGCGCTTTACGAATTACGAGCTCGCTGTCTCTTTTTCTTGTACCTATATTCGATCTCGTTTCTCTTTTAACATCGCGCGCTTTTAAGATGTGACTGATAATGCTTACCACACTCGATAAATTCTCTTACACCAGAAATCTCTTTCTTGAAAACGCTAAAAGTTATGATTTTCGCTCGAACTTGTGACTTTACACCTGTTCAATTAACCGCGATTCATTTGCGCGTTTCTAACCAATTTCCGCAATTAAGGCAGaccatgcccgaaggatcgtattttatgggtgtctaaatttggtcgatttttactccctgaATAtacaatcactttaaattcatGCCacagttattaattcgaaattgtaaatatattttttcaacttatcttttggcgaatgaaattgcaagccattaattaatccaTCACTCAcggaaccccaaatttcattcatccctggcgaaaataaaagtttttcatgcaaaaaatcgctttagagagcgcaaagggaaaacataaagggaaatggatcaagaaaaaagttttaataaaaatacagaaggctgtgacaatAAGAATGGGCCAAAGcaagaagaagaaacaaaatggtgAAATAAGCAagtgtgaggttacgagtgctcattttatcaatttcgttcaatctttttattactagtaagacaatcgtcttgaATTCTTccccagaccttcgttatatacttcattgtttttgtgtactttttctaGAGAGATAAACGATATTTTACGCATGTTCccttgtgtatttttcttcatatttaaacacgtttatttaaataaccaataagacgagccctttaaaatttggtaaGCGTATGTCAGTCGACAACtcgaagaaaatcgtttcgtgggTGAATTATCTTGAAATTTTGCTTCTCACAGCTTTTTAGTTTcatacaaacatttttcaggttttctggaaatatttcgagtgGAAAGTccaaattcatcgtttttgggggaatttcaaaatttccggcACCCGCTGCAGAAGATTTTGTGAACCCTTCGGAGATGCAGACATTTTGGATCTTCAGCTTCTCGAATTATTCAGGATCCTAAAAGGAAAAGCTCAAAACGGTGCTCATCGCCGCTTcgctacttttttttatttgcatttaAAGTTGTCAAATGAATCCAGGCAACTTCAGGCTCCTCGAGAATgttcggagagaaaaatttgttggttAACTCGTTTTGTTTTGCGGTTAATGATTTAtgcgaaattttattatctcGGAGGTGCAAAAGGGGAAGAGTTTACTGTTGCAGTGCGTCGCATAGTGTTCGAAGAATTTCCTCACGTACATTGGCAAGCATCGGGGCGCGAGGGACAAAAGGACCCTCGTTTGTAGGCTCACCGAGGCTCGATCCgcctttcgaaatttcaacgatCCTTATATTCCTCAATAACTATATTTATATTCAAAGATCGTGGGAGTAAGCGCGCAATAACTTGTCTTCTTGAGCAACGGTTCATCTCTCGTTGCTACAGTCGACGTGTGAGACTCGAGACCGTTCGTATTCTTCGGACACTCGATAATAAAGCGATCGGACGTTTCTTCGTGGGTATAAATTTCAGTGCTCACAGTGAAACCCGCCAAGAAGCCTCGCATACGCCACGGGCTTATTTCATTTCACGTTCGGAGAGTGCCCACCCTCGTTATTCTCTCGTACATTTTACTCATCGAGCTTGTAACAAGTTGACGCAAATATCGAGCGAAGACCCGAGGATGGAAACCTGGACGATTGCCTTTCGAATTCGGGTCTAAAAATAGTCAATTTTAGTGGAAATTCACGTCGCTCTGCTTCTTCGAATCGagatatttgaatgaaaaacttttgaTGCTTTTACACAAGATTAACACGGAATTGGGATTTCTCTGGATCGTTCCGAGGCTCCTGAAATTATTGGGGACTCGGAAATTATTGCTCGTTGAACATGGAAGGTGGAGAAGTTCCTGGAACGAGGAACGAGGCGACGAACGGAAACGGGAGATTGAGCGCCGGATCTCCGAGGAATCAGTCGAAAGTTTCGAGGATTTCCGAACCTTCGAGATCGCGGAGAGAATCGAAATCGCCGAGGGCTTCGGAACCTTCCCAGCCGAAACAGCAACCGGAGACTTTACCGGTTCCTGAATCTCCGGAACCGGAAGAACAATCGGAACCTGCTTCGATTGCTGAGGCTccgaaaacggaaaaaaaaaacggaaccTTCTCCGGCGGCGGATCCTCCGGGGCCGAAAAAACTATCGGAACCTTCAACGGTTCAAGACAAAGCTAAAGGCGATGAGTTACCGGTAAGAAGGCCAAAAAAAACTTTGGGAATCGGTCAATTCCCATTTTCGCTTTCATTTTTTGATACTTTTTAATGTCGATTCATCCACAGACCGAAAAAAGCACGGTTACGGCAACGAGCACGAAAAGTATGTTGATAACGACGCCCTTGGAAGATTGCGAGAGCCCTCACAGGGTGAAAGTTTGCGTGGTTGGCGCCGGAAAAGTCGGGATGGCTTGCGCGTTATCGATTCTCATGAAAGTGAGTGCCTTTCATTGCGAATAATCATAATTGAAACTCATTCATTCgtgaatttgataaaattgaagtcaaaacgaattccattccAAGAGAATAGCGAGCGAAGTTTGTCTGATCGACAAGGATTCCTCGATGGCCGAAGCTGAAGCCGAAGACATAAGACACGCGGGTGTTTTCCTCGGCAGTCCTCTCGTCTCGGGAACCTCAGGTGAATCACGAATTCTTCCTCCACCTTTGTCGTGCGACGCCATCGATAACGGTCCAGGATTATTATTCTTTCCGCGCTTGGAAAGACTCGGCCGTGGGCCGagaaatttaaatgaaaagtctAGAAAAAGATTCGGTCGTGAAAAAATGAGGGAATTTCGTTGCTGAGCTCGACTAATCTGACCGATCTCCGTCCGTTGACGAGGCCTCCGCAAAAcgcgctgctgctgctgctttctCATTTCGTCGTCAACTCTccttttgtctctctctttcccaatATTAGCCAGAAGGTTTTGTCTCCTTCGTTGCATCCTCCGCTACCCGGGAGCGTAAAACTCGTGCATTGGTTTTATCGGCGTGTGGAGATCGGCCAAGATGTCACTTGAGGATTACGGTCGCAGCGCTCGTGTCCTTTCTCATATTCCGCGCGCACTTATTTGTCAGCGAGTTTCTCTTGCGTCGCGCGAGCGTTGAACGGAGTTgagaattttgtttgaaaaatgccACGACAAAATCTCACGCGATTATCGCCGAAAGAATCGCTTCACACCTTTTCCTCGAGGGCTTtcttcacttctaatttcttCGAGTTCCTTGCTCTCGAGGAAGATCGAAGACAAGGGATTCCAGAAAAGGAAGAATTTTTCCCAACGGGTCTTTCCTCGCGACGCGAGAATGGCGATCGCGCATTAACGAGAGCGAGCCTTTTTATGGGAGTTTCGAACGACCTTCCTTCTGCAAGGAGAGAAAAGAATTTTCGGAAATGGCTTCATCCGCGACGAGCATTTCTTAACGCCAGGAATAACGAGCCAGGAaactcgacatttttttcgaaaccgagaaaataaccaaaaaataattcttccaGACATTACGATGGTCCGAGATTCCGCGGTCGTGATAATAGCCATGGGAGAGCGAATCCCCGGCGAGGTCCCAAACGTCAGGCACAATTTGGATATCTTCAAAAAAGTCATACCAGCGATCGCGAAATTGGCTTGCAACGCTATTCTCTTGATCGTGACTCAACCGATCGACGTCATGTCGTACGTGGCTTGGAAGATTTCAAAGTTTCCATCGAACCGCGTCCTCGGGACCGGCACGCTTTTGGACACGATGAGATTCCAGTATTATTTGAGCAAGAGATTGGGCCTGGCCAACAGTTCGATAAGCTGCGCTTGCATCGGTGCGCAAGGCGCTAATTCCGGTTATTATAATTTCTCGATCAATAGTCATTTCGAGTCGACGAAACTTCGGTCTCCCACGCCAACATTAGATTCTCACACAACATAAGAGTGAAAATGCAACGACTTTCATCGAGCGCTTAAGCCCCGATCATCAATCCTCACGATAAAGACTCGATGACCTTTCAAATTCTCCCCGTCGATGACGCATACCAAGAAAATCGAATTCCATATCAGTTTTGAGCATCAGGAATTTTCAATCATAAGCAaccgaaaaaaagtgtttggaaTTAAGTGAAAATGATATTTCCCGCAGTTCCAGCGTGGTCGGGGGTCCACGTCGGGGGTGTTAAATTGAACGACGTCAATCCTCGGATCGGGAGTCAGGGGGATCCGGAAAGATGGCACGAGGTCGCCGACTCGATTCACCAATGGTAAAGAAAAAAGCTCATAATTAAGTGTGACAATTGAGTTAGCCCGCGCGCGAATGGTATTCTTAATGAAATCCCACGGGCATTTGAATCCAAATAAGTGAAGAGAGGCTGGATGCaatgaaaggagaaaaaggcCCGAGCTGTTGGGCCCTCGGAGTTTGTACCGCAGAGATCGTCGATGCTATCGTCAGAAACACGAGAATTATTTTGCCGGCCTCGACGTACATTCACGTAAGAATTATTTCTTTCGTTAAACTCCGCGCTTTCGCCTTCGCTTTGAATCGCGGTACTCCTTTGCTCATCGCCctccatatatatttatatatatcaaTAGAAATATATATGCGGACACGTAACTATGCTCGATAGTCGTCGGGAATATCGACGCGTAGCCGCGCACCCGAGAAAAAGATGGTAAACGAGTGCCCTAAGGAGTGCAAAGGCTTCCGTGTAAAAACCGCGAGGAATCGCGCTCCGCAGCGAGGCATTACTTTTCCtcgttataaatatatgtatacgtttccccaaacatttttttatcgattattaTTTCCCAAGGGGAGGTTGAACTGACGTAGAAGCTGACGGTATGATTTTGCGTGAGAATCCAAGCAGATTAACGAATCCAGGGCATTTCTGTGGGACTCCACGTCGATTTGTGGGTCGCGGAATACTTGAAAACTCATTTTCCTAAGAATTGTCCTCGCGATAAATCATCGACCTttgcaaataaataaattcacgTATTTTCCCTGATATTTAtggatgagaaaataaatgtaaatgaaCGAAATGCAGAGCTGCTCCCACGGGACTGACAAGGACGTCTACATGTCGGTACCTTGCGTTCTCGGAAGAGAGGGTGTGCATCACAAGGTAAGACAGCGACTAACAGATCAAGAGAAATCGTCGCTTCAGGCGTGCGCCGACAGCATTCGTAACGCACTCCGTGACTCTGGTATTCTTCGTGATACGAGCGAGGACTTACAGGACTGAGGACTTGTCGGGGAGTCCGGACCTCGTCTCGTCTCTCAGACTTGTTACTCTGAGACGGAAGAGCTTCGGACTGTtgctttatattttttctcttctgccatttaaaaatgtcgatttagTTGAATCAGTTTCTGAAGAGTTTTACGAATTGagtgaaattcataaaaatatcgaaattaacgataattttggtgaaattttcagcgaATCTCGATTAAAGTTGTGAGCGAAAAGCAATAAATTGTAtaagtgaaatttttaataaaatcaagCTCAGCGTGTGTTGAGCAGTTTGAAGACGTGAAAAAATCCACTACGAAAAAGTGGGTGTGctctgaaaaatgagaaatcgaattgaataaaagaagCGATGTAAATTGTTATCGTCCATTGATTAAATAAATCAAATCACCTGCGCGTATTCTCGAAGGGTGACTCGGATCGTTCCGAGGAAGAATATTCCTCGCTCTATCGGAAATTAGAATCTCTTCGTCCGGATACCTGAACGATTCTTGTGCGAGCTAAGAAAAGTTAAAAGcctgagaaagagagagagggccaAAGAGatcgagagaaggagagaaaagagcATGAGTTTGCTCGTAGAACATCGAGTGAGAAGGAACGAGAACGAGGAGGACGAAGAATAAGAGCACCTGCACTCGATACCTCATGTGCAACAGCATCTGGCCATCGATCAAGTATGAGTGGATACAATACTTTTGTATCCTCGAACGACAGTATAATATACTTTGAATATATTTATCATTAAGTTatgttaattttatttcgagcgaCGATCATtatttaacgaatttttcgatcctttcgatgaaaatcgatacacttttgctcatttttttgcACTCTTCTGCTTCATCAGACCTTCGATCTCGcgttacattttttatcttccaATGGATTATTCtagtttcgatttttttgaacattttcgaaatttttcgttgcaaAATCGCTTTCACAAATATCCAAACGGCTGTGGACTCGTGGAGTTTTTTCCATTCCATGGACGTTCGATAAAAAACTCATTCGAAGACCGAGGCActggaaaaatcgatgaaaacttCGATTTTTCTGACACTCGGCTAGAGCCGGAATCGAAACCGGTGGAGCGAGGATCGCACGTGCCAAGTTGAAGGGAATTTGGGAACGAGATCGTAAcgaggaaacgaaaaatttgcttCCCATTTTGCGTCAGCGTGTCCTCCCGAGCTCATAGAATCCAGCTGCGCTCTGCTCCGAGTATAATGTTGTATGCAAAACAGCTGAGAGACTTCCATCCGCATTTTGTATCGATTACggaaattcgatatttttagGAAAAAAGCCTCCTCCCGGTGCGGATCGAAACTGTCGACAGACTGGATGAGAAACTCTCGAGAAAATAAGATGATCGGGTGCGTATTTTAGCTGCGTTATGGGGagttttgaagtttttatgaATGCAGAATTAAGGGATGAATCTCATGAATAAATCTACTGTAACTGCGATAAAtccaataaaattattcattgttTTTGAAAAGGAGGACGAAAGAATGGGGCGAGTGTTGGACGAAGCTCTTTGTTTTCTATTTTGCTTTAACGACCAGAGCAATTTAGTGTGAATTAATTGTTTCCAGAATAAATGGtctctcgaaaatttcgacCAACTCGAAATGATGAGAGCTCGGATTACAATCGTCGCTGAGCTTTCTTTTCATAATGATGTTTTTCCTCTCTGTCAAAACATTTTAACGTCCCTCGAAGGGTCGCTGAAAAGGGAGTAatcattgctttttttttttgatgaaaggAATTTCATGGATCATGATTAACCGAAATTTCGAGGGACTCGAGTGGCCACCGCTGACAGGCCACTCGAGGCTGACAGGTGTGACGTAAAATGTCggttcgaaaataaaattggatGCAATTGCGACCTCAAGTGAGCCTGACACTCGAGTCGTTCGCttgtttttcttcccttttcaGTTCTGTCTCTTTAACCTCTTCATATTCGTGTGTTgagcgttttattttttcataatttgccGGAAGTTCGGGCCTCTCTGAGAGGTTGTCAAAGTCATGATTGACCTGGTGGACGAATCGTCAGCCACCGAGGACTGGTTGTGGCTTTTGTGAAAATCGAACTTGTCAAACGGGACGATGAACCAAGGCTTGAACAAACAAACTGACCAGGAGTCCCACAAGAACACCGCGACGTTTCTACTCACGAAACAACCGCGAGGAAACTTCTCGCCGAATGGTCATGACATCAAAATCGTTATCGTCGGCAGTGGCCACACTGGAATCGCTGTAGCCATTTCCATACTTTTCAAGGTTATGTCCAATTATCGAAAATTTACTTTCCTTCCAGTTTTAGGGTTTTCTCCACTTTCCTCGAATTTTTCGACCCCTCTATTATCCTGCGAATCACTGTTTCATTGATGCTCGGTCAGCTCCTGTTTGGACACTGATAAATGTGATGATTCCCAATCAGGAACACAAACGACACTTTTATTAATTCCGATGTGCCATcccattgaattttcaaccTGTCCGATGTCCACGGTActccgttttttcttctcccgttATCAGCCAAAAGGAATCTTCATTATTCCATTTCTAACACGCTCCGGGCTCGGGACGATGGGCTACGAGGATAAGCGTTGGAAATTCAATCTTAGATCATGAATCTCGAGGCCCGCACCCGTagactcttctctctctcacactctcttttcctctttttggTCCAGCTCGAGTTCTATTACTTTATCGATGCGCTTTCCTGCCCACGCACTTAACAACACTGACCCACATACTGTATACATATAAATGCATAAGTAACGTGCTCTCTAAGGTGAACTCGGTTATTCATTCTCGTAGTCTCGCGCGCTCAGTTCTTTCCTTCTCTGAGAAACACGACAACgacctttttttcacgatcttATCCGCTCGTTCGTATCGCTTTACGTTctggaaactaatatttccatGTCTTCTATTCCATGACGATTTAAAACGCATCTTTGACCACTTGACAAAGAACACGAGTTCCTCCATTTCAGTTATTTCAGTATATTCAATGAATtgtaattaagaaatttagcaaACCGTTGTGACGACTCTCTCAATTATTTTGATGGCGTGCGAGACGCGACCGAGcctgaaatgaatttttatatttcatgaaaaaaattttttaccacagtaattaaaaaaagttaaattAAGGTAATTCATGCGGACGaaaagattttcttaagaatttcattcgccaacaAGTTGgacgaatttatttacaatttcgaattaacaaCTCTGATATTAATTTACAGTGAtcatatctttaattaggaagtaaaaatcgatgcaaCTCAGACACCCATTAAATactacgggcatgatctaccttaaagatCGTTGAAAGCACACGAAGTACGATCGTCTAAAAACTTGTGCTTCGTCTTGGTCCAATTCCATTGTGTGAGCAAATCAAAAATTATGAAGAAGGATTCGAGTGGGGTCGTGCGTTTGAACAACCGGAAGTGGAGGATTGCCATAAAAGCATGGAATGAATCAGATGCATAACATAATACGCGCCTGAGGGCTTAAGGCTCAGGCTCGatgaaattcaaattcgattttcattgtgagtaaaaaaaggaaggaatTACGAAGAAGAATGCGATTACGGGGGGTGTCGGATTCGAGTGAAACAGCCGAGCTACGAGATGTAAGGCGTCTGTGAATCCGAGACGGAGGtagaggcaaaaaaacgagGGAATAAACAAACGAAGAAACCTCGAAGATAGAAAGAATGGAGAGCGAGAGCTTCCTTTCGGTGCTCTCCGTGCTGCTGTTGGCTGGCGTTGCCGCGACTCTTTCtccgtctctttttctctcgctttctttcTCCTCGCGCTATCGGATCGTAAGGCGAGCATTTACACGTCGTCCTCGCTCGGTGCGCGCCCCCGCAAAGCAGAatgaagagaaagagcaaggaagagagagtgagcgagtCTCGCGCTTTCCGAGACTGATTTATGTTGTGCTCGAGACTCGAAAGTCTCTCGTGGATATCCTTGGAGAGTCTTGAAATCCATACCCGGTTGACCACGAGTGAGGACACGAGAGAACGACGTACACACACCCGGACTTCTTCCTCTTATCGCTCTTGCTGCTCTACGTACCGAAATTCAgcgtccttttttctctccagtCTCCTCTCCGTAccccaatattttttattccctttttctcctcctctgTGTGTTTCGCGATACTCCTCCGGCTACTTGGCACTACAGTAATAATGCAGCGTCccgtcttttatttttctcctgttttttttttcatccttgcACCGTCATCCACCACCAGAAGCAACTCCGTGTCTTCCTGTCTTGTATTCTCTTGTTTCTTCGCTCGAGTACATCGAGTCATCAGTCTCGTAAGACATCCCTTTATCCTCTTTTTTTCGCTCCGTCTACTCCGTGTGCGATTTCAAAAGCATCGCCTTTTCCCAGCGCCGTTTAATACTGAAATTCGAGAGGATCGAATTTCTGGGAAAACCCAGTCAAATGTTCTATGAGAATGTTtcttttttggtttttcattctcgtccTTTGACCGTTTGCTCCCGTTGACTCGAGTCTCCTCCGTTACAGCACGCTTCATCGTGGCACGGTGCACACGGATCGTAAACGccagtgaaagtgacgcggaGCGACGGATAATCATATTCGCTTCCACCCTCGTTTCCGGTTCCGTCATTACAACCATTTATTTCGGTGGCTCTGCGTTCATTCGTGTCTGTACGGAGCCGTGTGCGTATAAATGAATGCACCCGAATCACCCGCGTGGGTTCTCCTGACACAGGATACGAGGGGGTTGCTATTATGTTCATTCTCGCCGTCCTCTTTTCAGTTCGCCTCCGTCTagtttctctttttccgtAGGTGAGGGGGCCATGGCTTCATTAAAACTCGAGGAGGGTCCGCGCACTAACGACCTTTAGTCAGGCTGAATTTTCTGACTAATTTCCTTTTGATTATATTTTCCTtggtttctttttattttttcaatctctttATCGCCTCGAATTATTTTCACATTTGTCCAAGTTCCATTTAGTTctgcctcgtttttttctgatgTTGATCATTTACGAGACGATGAAAACAGTGGCGGGATATTTtacaatgaaacatttttcagaCCGAACGATCGGTGGAGCAAATTTCTCATTCGGTGTGCtgaggataaaaaagaaaatttatcaagcgCCTCCGTGTataatggtgaaaaaaatgaagctgACAGGCCCCGACTGACAGCTCGGACTCGTCAATGTATCGCGATAACCACACACCGGTCGTTAAACTTTTAGGTTaaccgtttttgtttttcctttaaaTCGGCCCGAGGATTCAACAGCATAAAAATCTTAGTTAGCTCGCGTGTCCGAGCCGCGCGAGGATACAAAGTATATTCGTGTACTCGAACGCC includes the following:
- the LOC122416787 gene encoding L-lactate dehydrogenase A chain-like, which translates into the protein MSIHPQTEKSTVTATSTKSMLITTPLEDCESPHRVKVCVVGAGKVGMACALSILMKRIASEVCLIDKDSSMAEAEAEDIRHAGVFLGSPLVSGTSDITMVRDSAVVIIAMGERIPGEVPNVRHNLDIFKKVIPAIAKLACNAILLIVTQPIDVMSYVAWKISKFPSNRVLGTGTLLDTMRFQYYLSKRLGLANSSISCACIGAQGANSVPAWSGVHVGGVKLNDVNPRIGSQGDPERWHEVADSIHQCEERLDAMKGEKGPSCWALGVCTAEIVDAIVRNTRIILPASTYIHSCSHGTDKDVYMSVPCVLGREGVHHKVRQRLTDQEKSSLQACADSIRNALRDSGILRDTSEDLQD